From the Martelella mediterranea DSM 17316 genome, one window contains:
- a CDS encoding LysR family transcriptional regulator, which translates to MKLKNLNTFIEIAQAGSLSKAAGSLGIAQPALSQLVANLEHQLGATLFHRRTTGMELTPAGEMFLKYAKKISSDLEQARLDVKHASQVPAGEVSVVIAAAIANLLAPELMMRAEALFPDVKITVRRAMSYPAAQLIREGQVDVGIVPGAKSMSNVKAELAYIDEMIFAGGIGTPLDQPGPISFAEACRAPLVLPSQGHLTHRTIDQVAFDRGLHLNLRTRQDSSSLLRKLLACGYAYTIMPRAGMLEGVREGKLFIRQIPDLPLTRQMFVITSTDRPNSAAVRAVRTLLWQQLERLSAEGIVPSLVPREPSPNDYPIPAPVTEDASVRARTI; encoded by the coding sequence ATGAAACTCAAAAATCTGAACACCTTTATCGAGATCGCCCAGGCCGGATCGCTGTCGAAGGCGGCGGGCAGTCTGGGTATCGCGCAGCCGGCGCTGAGCCAGCTTGTCGCCAATCTCGAACATCAACTGGGGGCGACGCTGTTTCACCGCCGCACGACGGGCATGGAACTGACCCCGGCGGGCGAAATGTTCCTGAAATACGCCAAGAAAATCTCTTCGGACCTAGAACAGGCCAGGCTCGACGTGAAGCATGCCAGTCAGGTGCCGGCGGGCGAGGTGTCGGTGGTGATCGCCGCCGCCATCGCCAACCTGCTGGCGCCGGAACTGATGATGCGCGCGGAGGCGCTGTTTCCCGATGTGAAGATCACGGTGCGCCGCGCGATGAGCTATCCGGCCGCACAACTGATCCGGGAAGGGCAGGTCGATGTCGGCATCGTGCCGGGGGCGAAATCCATGTCCAACGTCAAGGCGGAACTCGCCTATATCGACGAGATGATCTTTGCCGGCGGCATCGGCACGCCGCTCGATCAGCCGGGGCCGATCTCGTTTGCCGAGGCCTGCCGCGCGCCGCTGGTGCTGCCCTCCCAGGGCCATCTCACCCACAGGACCATCGACCAGGTCGCCTTCGATCGCGGCCTGCATCTGAACCTGCGCACCCGGCAGGACAGTTCCTCGCTGCTGCGCAAGCTGCTTGCCTGCGGCTATGCCTATACCATCATGCCGCGGGCGGGCATGCTGGAGGGCGTGCGCGAGGGCAAGCTCTTCATCCGCCAGATCCCCGACCTGCCGCTCACCAGGCAGATGTTCGTCATCACCAGCACGGACCGCCCGAACTCCGCTGCAGTGCGCGCGGTGCGTACGCTGCTGTGGCAACAGCTCGAACGGCTGAGCGCGGAGGGAATAGTGCCCAGCCTCGTGCCGCGGGAACCCTCGCCAAACGACTATCCGATTCCGGCGCCCGTAACGGAGGACGCGTCTGTCCGGGCCAGGACCATCTGA